From the genome of Alphaproteobacteria bacterium:
GCCCTCCAAGAAACACACCCCCCATAAAGAGTAGACAAAACATGAGTCCTAAAGGAATATAGGTTCCAAACATAATAGCTAAGAATGTCAGAAATAATAAAGTAGAAGATAGTTTCATAGCAAAAATTCGGCTTTGAAATTTATCAGAGATCCATGCTGCTAAGGGAGCGCCAAAGGCAAATCCCAGAAAAATCATAACAGACGCAAAAGATGCATGTTCATTATCAATACTATAAGTTTGCATCAAATAGGGTACACCCCATAGCTCTGCAAAAGCGGCAATAGGAAGCCACATCAAAGACCCAAAAAGACCAATCAGCCAGACTTGCGGGTTTGTCATAAGCAATGCCAAAGACTTTCTTAAGGGTATTTCATGAGCATGGTGAGGTTTTTGGGCGTTAAGGTGATCTTTGGGATGATCCCGAATCATAATCCACGCAAATATTGTCATAACGACACCTGCCGTTGCCAGAGCTAAACTCGCTTCACGCCACCCTCCCATATTATTAACCATCCAGGCGAGTGGAGGTCCACCGAAAGTGCCACCAATTGTTCCCATCATCGTTGTCATCCCTGACATAAGGGCAAAGCGGGTGGGTGAGAACCATTCTGCAACAATTTTCATACAACTAATAAACGCACAAGCAGAGCCTCCCCCAATGAGAAAACGCCCCAGTTGCGCCAAAAACAAGCCATCACTCAAAGCAAACATAAATGTCCCGATTGCACATAAAGCAGCAGAAGCCGTAAGAATTCGACGGGTGCCGATGGCGTCTACCATCACACCACAAGGAATCTGCAACGCCACGTAAGAGTAGGAATAGCAAGAAACCAAAATGCCCAACGCCGCAGAAGTTAATGAGAAATCTTTCATTAACCCTTCTGTCATAACGCTGGGGGAAACTCGCAAGATGCATTCGTAGAGATAAAACGCCCCTGCGCAAGCCCATATAGCCCACGATTGGCGAGAATTTAAATATTCTTTTACAGCAGATTGATTGGTTTCATCCAAAAATTCCTCTGCTTTAACAGCAAGTATAGCTGTTTCCATATCCTTTAACTTTCATCAGCAGAAATTATAATTGTATTATGGTATTAATTTATCTCACTCAGCGTTTGCAAGCAATATAGCTATGCAGACACTTATTTTGGCTGGTAGTCTGGATGCGTTTCCCGCACAAACCGCATAACAACCCATGCAATCAATAAGCTAATCGGAATAGCACACATGGCGTATTGATAGGCTTCAGCACTATATAAGCGAATACCATCTGCACCAACCTGACCGTCCTCAAACTGATGAATCAAATGTCCAAGAAGAATTTGGAAAACGGGCGCACTGGCCATTGTTAAACAATTCATGAAACCAATGGTTGTACCACTAAATTCAGGCGGATTGATTTCCTTTGCAGCTGCAAAGTTCAAAATTTGCCACCCACAAAAGAATCCCGCACCAAACAAAAGAGCAAATATACCATAAAGAGGCAGATTTGTTAGGTAAATTGCCGGCATAAACATCGCCAAGGACCCTAAAGCTCCTATTGACATAACTTTTTTATGGCTACGCCAACGATTTGCTAGAAAGGGACCAACCAAACATCCCAAAGCCATCCCCAAAAGTACAAGCGTACTGCCATAAGATGCCGTTTCATTGTTGATTTCATAAGTTACCATTAGGTAAGGCGTTCCCCACATTTCAGCAAACGCAGACAAAACAGTGTACATTAAAGAGGCGTAAAGACCAATCAGCCACGTTTGAGTGCTAGAAGTAATGATCTTTAAACCCTCCCATAAGTGAGTTTTGGTCATCGGGGCATGTTGCGCCTTCTTTTCTATACCGCCCTTGGGATGCTCTCGAATAATAGCCCATGCAGCTGCAGCAACAGCAATACCAGCAGCACCCGCAATCATCATTGCTGTACGCCAATTTGTGCTATTCACTAACATAGCAAAGGGTTTACCCCCTATAATGCCCCCAAAAGTCCCCATCAACATGGTAATTCCAGCTATGACAGCAAAACGTTGAGCAGGGAACCATTCTGATGCAATCTTCAAACAACTTAGGTAGGCGCAAGCTGAACCGACACCCATAAATATTCGTGCAAGGGACGCTAAAACGACGCTCTCGCTACCGGCAAACATAAAGCTACCTATCGTACATAGAATTGCAGAAATTGTAACAACACGACGGGTACCTAACCAATCAGCGATCATCCCACAAGGAACTTGTAAGGGAACATATGAAAAATAATAGGCTGACGTAAAAATACCCAACGCCGTTGAGGTGACACCAAAATCTCTCATCAGCTCATTTGTCATGACGCCAGGGGACGCGCGCAGCACATATTCGTAGAGATAAAACAGGGCAGCCGCCGACCAAATTATCCATGCATACGTTGCCGGTGAAGCTTTTAAGGGAGAAGAAGGGATTTCCATATTAGGTGAATATTGATCAGCAATAGTATCCGTGGCAAGTTTCACGTTCATTCCTTTCCAAGTCCAATTGAGATTTTATTTTCTATCAGAGTATTGATAAAAACAAAAGGGCGTATGGGCCTTGGCAATGTATCAATCATCTCTAACTCTTAATTTGATACCTTTTACTTAATGACTCTAACAAAAAATTACAAGAGTGTTTAGCAAAAAATTCCAACATAAAAAGAAATATTATTGCTTTAAAGACCTTAAATACGTAATTCTATTGAAAAAAGCACTTTTTGGTAGCTTTCCCCTGTATGGCTATAGCCCTTAAATATCCTAAGAAAACTTCAAGTTGCCTGATGAGATCCGCCATCATGATCTTTTCTCACTTTACAAAGAATTCTCACTACACTACGAATTCTCACTACACTACGGCAAACTATAATTATGAAAGACTAAATTTGTTGTCCCCCCCAAACATTTTTGGATATTGTATTAAGAAATATATGATATGGTAATTTTATGACACGTACGTTTCTCTTCACGGCTCTCTTGATTACCCTCGCCTCTACAGTTGGGGCTCTTGGATTTGGATTGTTTGCTCTTTACAAGGGGGGGGAATTTAATGAAAAGTATGGAAACGGTGCCATGCGCTGGCGCATCACCTTTCAAGCTCTATCTATTATTTTATTCACTTTGTTAATATTAGTAGGAAAGTAAGTATGGTCCAGCTCACGCGCATATATACTCGAGGGGGAGATAAGGGAAAAACATCGCTTGGCTCCGGAAAACGAGTATCAAAGTCAGATGTTCGCATTCATGCTATTGGGGAAGTCGACGAAGCCAATGCAGCAGTTGGCTGGGCACGACAATATAGCCCGACTCATCTAGATTCTTTGTTATCCCGCATTCAGAACGATCTGTTTGATTTAGGGGCTGATTTATGTATTCCTGACGAATCTCCAACAGCTTTGCGTATTGTTGCCTCTCAAGTTGATTTCCTTGAAAAAAAAATTGATGAACTCAATGCCTCATTAGAACCCCTCATGTCTTTCATCCTTCCCGGAGGCTCTAAAGCCAGTGCTGCCCTACACTTGGCCAGAACAATTATCCGGCGAGCAGAACGGTCACTTATCCAGTTAGATCAGACTCACCCCCTAAATCCAGAAGCTATTAAGTATTTAAACAGACTTTCTGATTTATTATTTGTCTTATGTCGTCATGTTAACGACAATGGCAAAAATGATGTTTTATGGATTCCTGGTAAATCCAGAACGGAATAAACATGAGGAGTGGTGATCAAATGAAAATTTTGGTCGGTATCAAACGAGTGGTTGACTATAATGTCAAGATACGCCTTAAAGCTGATAAGTCGGGTGTTGATACCAGTGCCGCAAAAATGTCCATTAATCCTTTTGATGAGATTGCCATTGAAGAAGCCATTCGTTTAAAAGAACAAGGGATTGCAACTGAAATCATCCTGGTCTCGGTGGGACCCCAAATGACTCAAGAAACAATCCGTCACGGTTTGGCCTTAGGTGCTGACCGAGGAATTCACGTGAATACGGATGAATCTCCTGAACCTTTGACGATTGCTAAAATCTTGAAAGCTGTGAGCGAAATTGAAAGGCCCCAGCTTATTCTTTTGGGTAAACAAGCCATTGATAATGATTGTAATCAAGTGGCACAAATGATGAGTGCACTCCTGGGTTGGCCGCAAAGCACCTTTGTTTCAAAAC
Proteins encoded in this window:
- a CDS encoding electron transfer flavoprotein subunit beta/FixA family protein, giving the protein MKILVGIKRVVDYNVKIRLKADKSGVDTSAAKMSINPFDEIAIEEAIRLKEQGIATEIILVSVGPQMTQETIRHGLALGADRGIHVNTDESPEPLTIAKILKAVSEIERPQLILLGKQAIDNDCNQVAQMMSALLGWPQSTFVSKLKIANNHCQTTREVDGGLETLSLPLPAVVSVDLRLNTPRYATLPNIMKAKQKPIHVLTLADLNVEAKSHTKILNVSEPPPRKSGVKVASVQELISIIEKGM
- a CDS encoding twin transmembrane helix small protein, whose protein sequence is MTRTFLFTALLITLASTVGALGFGLFALYKGGEFNEKYGNGAMRWRITFQALSIILFTLLILVGK
- a CDS encoding MFS transporter, with translation METAILAVKAEEFLDETNQSAVKEYLNSRQSWAIWACAGAFYLYECILRVSPSVMTEGLMKDFSLTSAALGILVSCYSYSYVALQIPCGVMVDAIGTRRILTASAALCAIGTFMFALSDGLFLAQLGRFLIGGGSACAFISCMKIVAEWFSPTRFALMSGMTTMMGTIGGTFGGPPLAWMVNNMGGWREASLALATAGVVMTIFAWIMIRDHPKDHLNAQKPHHAHEIPLRKSLALLMTNPQVWLIGLFGSLMWLPIAAFAELWGVPYLMQTYSIDNEHASFASVMIFLGFAFGAPLAAWISDKFQSRIFAMKLSSTLLFLTFLAIMFGTYIPLGLMFCLLFMGGVFLGGQVLVFACVKEILPRRISGTAL
- a CDS encoding MFS transporter, which gives rise to MEIPSSPLKASPATYAWIIWSAAALFYLYEYVLRASPGVMTNELMRDFGVTSTALGIFTSAYYFSYVPLQVPCGMIADWLGTRRVVTISAILCTIGSFMFAGSESVVLASLARIFMGVGSACAYLSCLKIASEWFPAQRFAVIAGITMLMGTFGGIIGGKPFAMLVNSTNWRTAMMIAGAAGIAVAAAAWAIIREHPKGGIEKKAQHAPMTKTHLWEGLKIITSSTQTWLIGLYASLMYTVLSAFAEMWGTPYLMVTYEINNETASYGSTLVLLGMALGCLVGPFLANRWRSHKKVMSIGALGSLAMFMPAIYLTNLPLYGIFALLFGAGFFCGWQILNFAAAKEINPPEFSGTTIGFMNCLTMASAPVFQILLGHLIHQFEDGQVGADGIRLYSAEAYQYAMCAIPISLLIAWVVMRFVRETHPDYQPK
- a CDS encoding cob(I)yrinic acid a,c-diamide adenosyltransferase; translated protein: MVQLTRIYTRGGDKGKTSLGSGKRVSKSDVRIHAIGEVDEANAAVGWARQYSPTHLDSLLSRIQNDLFDLGADLCIPDESPTALRIVASQVDFLEKKIDELNASLEPLMSFILPGGSKASAALHLARTIIRRAERSLIQLDQTHPLNPEAIKYLNRLSDLLFVLCRHVNDNGKNDVLWIPGKSRTE